Proteins encoded in a region of the Bubalus bubalis isolate 160015118507 breed Murrah chromosome 9, NDDB_SH_1, whole genome shotgun sequence genome:
- the LOC102407101 gene encoding olfactory receptor 1078-like, whose translation MYLITVFGNLLIILAIISDSHLHTPMYFFLSNLSFVDICFTSTTIPKMLLNIITQTKVITYEDCLTQMYFFLLFVQLDNFLLTVMSYDRFIAICHPLHYTVIMNPVLCRLLVLISWLIVVSLFYCTGLGVYLSSAATHGSHSSATASVMYTVVTPMLNPFIYSLRNKDIKRFLRRLFGMAAVKGPTVLGLKRCQLLQHSKH comes from the exons ATGTACCTGATCACTGTGTTtggaaacctgctcatcatcctggctATCATCTcagactcccacctccacacccccatgtacttcttcctctccaacctgtcctTTGTAGACATCTGCTTCACCTCCACCACTATTCCAAAGATGCTGCTGAATATAATAACTCAAACCAAAGTCATTACCTACGAAGACTGCCTCACCCAGATGTATTTTTTCCTACTGTTTGTACAGTTGGACAACTTTCTTCTGACTGTGATGTCCTATGATCGCTTCATAGCCATCTGCCACCCCCTGCACTACACAGTCATCATGAACCCTGTTCTCTGTAGACTGCTGGTGCTGATATCATGGCTAATAG TCGTCTCCTTGTTTTATTGTACAGGCTTAGGAGTGTACCTTAGCTCTGCTGCTACCCATGGCTCACACTCAAGTGCAACAGCCTCTGTGATGTACACAGTGGTcacacccatgctgaaccccttcatctacagtctgagaaataaagacataaagagaTTTCTAAGAAGATTATTTGGGATGGCAGCTGTAAAAGGGCCAACTGTCCTGGGG
- the LOC123335255 gene encoding olfactory receptor 7A17-like: MEPRNNTKISKLLLLGLSEEIELQSLISGLFLSMYLITVFGNLLIILAVSSDSHLHTPMYFFLSNLSFVDICFISTTIPKMLWNIQMQSQVITYEGCITQMYFYIFFGALDDFLLAVMAYDRYVAICHPLHYTVIMNPWLCGCLVLVSWVISATYSLVHSLMVLHLSFCSDLEIHHFFCEIKQLVQLACYDIFLNNTVLCFGAVIMGGGPLTGILYSYSKIVSSICGISSAHGKYKAFSTCVSHLSIVSLFYFSGLVVYLSSAATHSSHSSATGSVMYTVVTPMLNPFIYSLRNKDIKRALKRFFGMETFIKGPFSLGLKKGP, translated from the coding sequence ATGGAACCAAGGAACAatacaaaaatttcaaaacttcTTCTTCTGGGGCTTTCAGAGGAAATAGAACTGCAATCCCTCATATCTGGACTTTTCCTCTCCATGTACCTGATCACTGTGTTtggaaacctgctcatcatcctggctGTCAGCTcagactcccacctccacacccccatgtacttcttcctctccaacctgtcATTTGTAGACATCTGCTTCATCTCCACCACCATCCCAAAGATGCTATGGAACATCCAGATGCAGAGCCAAGTCATAACCTATGAAGGCTGCATCACCCAgatgtatttttacattttctttggagCATTAGATGACTTTCTCCTGGCTGTGATGGCCTATGATcgctacgtggccatctgccACCCTTTGCATTACACAGTCATCATGAACCCATGGCTCTGTGGATGTCTGGTTCTGGTGTCCTGGGTAATAAGTGCAACATACTCATTGGTACACAGCTTAATGGTGTTGCATTTGTCCTTCTGCTCAGACTTGGAAATACACCACTTTTTCTGTGAAATCAAACAGCTTGTCCAACTTGCCTGTTATGACATTTTCCTCAATAACACAGTGCTGTGTTTTGGAGCTGTGATTATGGGTGGTGGTCCCCTGACTGGTATTCTTTACTCTTACTCGAAGATAGTGTCCTCTATCTGTGGAATCTCATCAGCCCATGGAAAGTATAAAGCATTTTCAACCTGTGTGTCTCATCTCTCCATTgtctccttattttatttttctggcttagTAGTGTACCTTAGCTCTGCTGCTACACACAGCTCCCACTCAAGTGCAACAGGCTCggtgatgtacactgtggtcacacccatgctgaacccctttaTCTACAGTTtgagaaataaagacataaagaggGCTCTGAAAAGATTCTTTGGGATGGAAACTTTTATAAAAGGACCATTTTCTCTTGGGCTGAAGAAAGGTCCATGA